The following coding sequences lie in one Niabella agricola genomic window:
- a CDS encoding type 1 glutamine amidotransferase — MLMEKECVRFAILDLNAGLPNQGMRCIREIVERWANEKQVDLIYDVFDVRVKNELPDLSYDIYISSGGPGDPLSTRFDDWDINWNKWLKETLRWNENPGNEQKKYVFFICHSFQLASRYFNAGLICKRKSTSFGVFPMHMLPEAGDNPVFENLSDPFYAVDSRDFQLIQPNFDILNEMGAYITCIEKERPHVPYERAVMGISFNPYMFGTQFHPEADAAGMLKHFQSEDKRNMVIENHGAQKLSSMIDQLKDPDKIMWTNRHLIPNFLNEAYSHIVSVSLVES, encoded by the coding sequence ATGTTGATGGAAAAAGAATGTGTTCGTTTTGCGATCCTCGACCTGAATGCAGGGCTTCCCAACCAGGGCATGCGCTGTATCCGGGAAATTGTAGAAAGGTGGGCAAACGAAAAACAGGTTGACCTGATTTATGATGTATTTGATGTTCGGGTTAAGAACGAATTACCGGACCTCTCATACGACATCTACATTTCAAGCGGCGGGCCCGGAGATCCATTGAGCACCCGTTTTGACGATTGGGATATTAACTGGAATAAATGGCTGAAGGAAACGTTGCGGTGGAATGAAAACCCCGGGAACGAGCAAAAAAAATATGTTTTTTTTATCTGCCATTCTTTTCAATTGGCCAGCAGGTATTTTAATGCCGGACTGATTTGCAAACGTAAGTCCACTTCCTTTGGTGTGTTTCCCATGCATATGCTGCCGGAAGCTGGCGACAACCCGGTATTTGAAAACCTGAGTGATCCGTTTTATGCGGTGGACAGCCGCGACTTTCAGCTGATTCAACCCAATTTCGATATCTTAAATGAAATGGGAGCCTATATCACCTGTATAGAAAAGGAGCGCCCGCATGTGCCTTACGAAAGAGCGGTAATGGGTATTTCATTTAACCCATACATGTTCGGTACCCAGTTTCATCCCGAAGCAGATGCCGCAGGTATGCTGAAGCATTTTCAATCGGAAGACAAACGCAACATGGTGATCGAAAATCACGGAGCGCAGAAGCTATCCAGTATGATCGATCAGCTGAAAGATCCGGATAAGATCATGTGGACCAACCGGCACCTAATCCCCAATTTTTTAAACGAAGCCTACAGTCATATTGTATCTGTAAGCCTTGTTGAATCTTAA
- a CDS encoding Gfo/Idh/MocA family protein, translating to MDQKKDNSRRKFIQNAALAGGAFFIVPRHVLGRGYVAPSDKLVVAGVGVGGKGAGDINSFYKGGNAEIGFLCDVDDRQAAGSRKRFPKAKYYADWRELLDKESKHFDAVSVSTPDHTHAIVAFHAMQLNKHVYVQKPLTHDIWESRMLGEAAKRYKVVTQMGDQGSSNDGVRDLREWYEAGLIGEVESVYCWTNRPVWPQGITWPQEKPAVPEGLNWDLWLGTAPYRAYEDNVVPFNWRGWWDYGTGALGDMACHIVGPVFKVLGLGFPEEVTCSVSTPYVKNWNQVYAPDSPPVSSSIHFKYKGKNGKNIKVHWMDGGMQPERPDELGPNDIMGGKGDVGNGALFIGTKGKMMCGVYGQDPTLLPVSKMNGLKVAKKYARIPGGAEGHYKQWVDACIAGYEKGSKMVDSPFIGYAVPLTESILMGNLAIRSFNYKDANGKFPGRGITLQWDGAKMKVTNFEPANQYVKRTYREGWPELKF from the coding sequence ATGGATCAAAAAAAAGATAACTCACGGAGAAAATTCATACAGAACGCTGCGCTTGCAGGCGGCGCATTTTTTATTGTGCCGCGGCATGTACTGGGAAGAGGTTATGTGGCGCCCAGCGATAAGCTGGTAGTGGCCGGTGTGGGCGTTGGCGGAAAGGGTGCCGGCGATATCAACAGTTTTTATAAAGGCGGCAATGCGGAGATCGGGTTTTTATGCGATGTGGATGACCGACAGGCGGCCGGTAGCAGGAAACGGTTTCCAAAGGCAAAGTACTATGCAGACTGGAGAGAGCTGCTCGATAAAGAAAGCAAGCATTTTGACGCCGTAAGTGTTAGTACGCCGGACCATACGCATGCAATCGTGGCCTTCCATGCCATGCAGCTCAACAAACACGTATACGTGCAAAAGCCGCTTACGCACGACATCTGGGAATCGCGGATGCTGGGCGAGGCTGCCAAGCGTTACAAGGTGGTTACCCAGATGGGCGACCAGGGTTCTTCGAACGATGGTGTCCGTGACCTGCGGGAATGGTATGAGGCGGGACTGATCGGAGAGGTGGAATCGGTATATTGCTGGACAAACCGCCCGGTATGGCCGCAGGGAATTACATGGCCCCAGGAAAAACCCGCCGTTCCGGAAGGGTTGAATTGGGACCTTTGGCTGGGTACGGCACCTTATCGTGCCTATGAAGATAATGTAGTGCCTTTTAATTGGCGTGGATGGTGGGATTACGGTACCGGGGCATTAGGGGATATGGCCTGCCATATCGTGGGGCCTGTATTTAAGGTATTGGGATTGGGCTTCCCCGAAGAAGTGACCTGCAGTGTTTCTACGCCCTATGTTAAGAACTGGAACCAGGTGTATGCGCCGGATAGTCCGCCGGTTTCCTCATCCATTCATTTTAAATACAAGGGCAAGAACGGCAAAAATATCAAAGTGCATTGGATGGACGGAGGTATGCAGCCGGAGCGCCCGGATGAACTGGGCCCGAATGACATCATGGGGGGCAAGGGTGATGTGGGTAACGGCGCGCTGTTTATCGGAACCAAAGGAAAGATGATGTGCGGTGTGTACGGACAGGATCCTACATTGCTGCCAGTTTCCAAAATGAACGGATTAAAAGTGGCCAAAAAGTACGCGCGTATTCCCGGTGGTGCTGAAGGACATTATAAGCAATGGGTGGATGCCTGTATTGCGGGCTATGAAAAGGGAAGCAAAATGGTAGATTCTCCCTTTATAGGTTATGCGGTGCCGCTTACCGAAAGCATACTGATGGGCAACCTGGCGATCCGCAGCTTTAATTACAAAGACGCGAATGGCAAATTCCCCGGAAGAGGTATTACCCTGCAATGGGATGGTGCCAAGATGAAAGTAACCAATTTTGAGCCGGCTAACCAGTACGTAAAACGTACCTATCGTGAAGGATGGCCGGAACTGAAGTTCTAA
- a CDS encoding Gfo/Idh/MocA family protein, whose product MKPKNQSRRKFIRNSALAGSAFFIVPRHVLGRGHVAPSDKLNIAGIGAGGKGESDLASFAKSPNVNIVALCDVDDRQAVNSRKNFPKANYYKDFREMLQKEAKNIDACSISTPDHTHAVATLAAMQLGKHVYTQKPLTHDIYEARILAEAAKKYKVVTQMGNQGGSGDGVRRMKELYNAGLIGDIVEAQAWTNRPIWPQGVPKPSGNHPVPSELDWDLWLGTAPKEDYNPAYVPFNWRGFWAYGTGALGDMACHIMDPIYRILPIDYPTSAECSIANQWTGMNQEANNSASCPVASIIHLEYPRKDKKGTLKVSWYDGGLLPKRPDELQPEESFGNWDGGVLFIGTKGKLLADCYGANPRLLPLSKNESAKAVKQTIARVPGGTDGHYLQWVNACIAGYGKGVTSSPFEYAGPFTESILMGNLAIRSALYMDPSISGWGKSKFTGRKKLLWDAKNMKITNFDEANQFVKRTYREGWSLNL is encoded by the coding sequence ATGAAACCAAAAAATCAATCCAGGAGAAAATTTATCCGCAACTCAGCGCTGGCCGGCAGTGCCTTTTTTATTGTGCCCCGGCATGTACTGGGACGGGGGCATGTGGCTCCCAGTGATAAGCTGAATATCGCGGGAATTGGTGCAGGAGGAAAAGGTGAAAGCGATCTGGCGTCTTTTGCAAAAAGCCCCAATGTAAATATTGTGGCGCTTTGTGATGTGGATGACCGCCAGGCAGTCAACTCAAGGAAAAATTTCCCAAAGGCTAATTACTACAAAGACTTCCGGGAGATGCTGCAAAAAGAAGCGAAGAATATAGATGCCTGTAGTATCAGTACACCGGACCATACACATGCAGTGGCTACCCTTGCGGCGATGCAATTAGGAAAGCACGTATATACGCAAAAGCCATTAACGCACGATATCTATGAAGCGCGTATCCTGGCGGAAGCAGCCAAGAAATATAAGGTGGTTACCCAAATGGGCAACCAGGGCGGTTCCGGAGATGGTGTAAGGAGGATGAAAGAATTGTACAATGCCGGTTTGATCGGTGACATTGTAGAAGCGCAGGCCTGGACCAACCGGCCCATCTGGCCGCAGGGCGTACCCAAACCTTCGGGAAATCATCCGGTGCCCAGTGAACTGGATTGGGACCTGTGGCTGGGAACTGCGCCGAAGGAAGATTACAACCCGGCCTATGTGCCATTTAACTGGCGGGGATTCTGGGCCTATGGCACCGGAGCCCTGGGTGATATGGCCTGTCATATCATGGATCCTATTTACCGGATCCTGCCCATCGATTATCCAACATCGGCCGAGTGCAGCATTGCCAACCAGTGGACGGGTATGAACCAGGAAGCGAACAATAGCGCCAGCTGCCCTGTGGCATCCATCATTCATCTCGAGTATCCGCGGAAAGATAAAAAAGGAACGCTGAAAGTTTCCTGGTACGATGGGGGCTTACTGCCCAAGCGTCCGGATGAACTGCAGCCGGAAGAATCGTTTGGTAACTGGGATGGTGGGGTACTGTTTATCGGAACCAAGGGTAAATTGCTGGCCGATTGCTATGGAGCAAACCCAAGGTTGCTGCCTTTATCAAAGAATGAAAGTGCAAAAGCGGTGAAACAAACCATTGCCCGTGTGCCGGGTGGAACCGACGGGCATTACCTGCAGTGGGTGAACGCCTGTATCGCGGGTTATGGCAAAGGGGTAACCAGTTCTCCGTTTGAGTATGCCGGTCCGTTTACCGAAAGCATCCTGATGGGGAACCTGGCCATCCGCAGTGCTCTCTATATGGATCCAAGTATATCCGGTTGGGGCAAAAGCAAATTTACCGGCCGGAAAAAACTGCTTTGGGATGCAAAGAATATGAAGATCACCAACTTTGATGAAGCCAACCAATTTGTAAAAAGAACCTACAGGGAAGGATGGAGCCTGAACCTGTAA